From the Phoenix dactylifera cultivar Barhee BC4 chromosome 10, palm_55x_up_171113_PBpolish2nd_filt_p, whole genome shotgun sequence genome, one window contains:
- the LOC103711055 gene encoding DNA mismatch repair protein MLH1 isoform X2, which translates to MEIDEPEQATDSTEARVEPPRIRRLDESVVNRIAAGEVIQRPASAVKELVENSLDAGATSISVVVKDGGLKLIQVSDNGHGIRYEDLPILCERHTTSKLSTYEDLQTIKSMGFRGEALASMTYVGHVTVTTITEGQLHGYRVSYRDGVMEHEPRPCAAVRGTQIMVENLFYNMIARRKTLQSSSDDYPKIIDLISRFAVHNISVSFSCRKHGANRADVHTVASCSRLDAIRTVYGVSVARDLMEITTSDDNPARSIFKMDGFISNANYVAKKTTMILFINDRLVECTALKRAIEVVYSATLPKASKPFIYMLISLPSEHVDVNMHPTKREVSLLNQESLIETIQTAVESKLMNSNTSRTFQTQAVNSSVYTSQTSHISGKKDPENSAFSSGTKSQKVPVHKMVRTDARDPFGRLHAYWQDGPASQHEKKSDLASVRNAVRLRRNPKESADLTSIHELLGDIDSNVHSGLLDIVKNCTYVGLADEVFALLQHNTHLYLMNVVSVSKELMYQQAIRRFSHFNAIQLSEPAPLQELLMMALKEEDLESVDDDNDDLKQKIAEVNIELLKQKAEMLDELFCIHIDQEGNLTRLPVILDQHTPDMDYVPEFLLSLGNDVDWENEKECFQTISAVLGNFYAIHPPVLPNPFGSGIQFYKKRREASPTKDLGNESANPEDVGEDDVDHELLAEAETAWAQREWTIQHVLFPSMRLFLKPSKSMATNGTFVQVASLEKLYRIFERC; encoded by the exons ATGGAGATTGATGAACCCGAGCAGGCGACGGACTCCACCGAGGCGAGGGTGGAGCCGCCGAGGATTCGGCGGCTGGACGAGTCGGTGGTGAACCGGATTGCGGCGGGGGAGGTGATCCAGCGGCCGGCCTCTGCTGTGAAGGAGCTAGTGGAGAACAGCCTTGACGCCGGGGCCACCTCCATCTCCGTCGTCGTCAAGGACGGCGGCCTCAAGCTCATCCAGGTCTCGGACAACGGCCACGGCATCCGG TATGAGGATCTGCCAATACTATGTGAAAGACACACCACGTCAAAGTTATCTACATATGAGGACCTACAGACAATTAAATCAATGGGTTTTAGAGGGGAGGCTTTGGCCAGCATGACGTATGTTGGTCATGTCACTGTGACAACTATAACTGAAGGTCAACTGCATGGTTACAG GGTTTCTTATAGAGATGGAGTAATGGAGCATGAACCCAGGCCCTGTGCCGCTGTTAGAGGAACTCAAATAATG GTTGAGAATCTATTTTACAATATGATTGCTCGGAGAAAGACATTGCAGAGCTCCAGTGATGATTACCCAAAGATTATAGACTTGATTAGTCGGTTTGCAGTCCATAACATTAGTGTGAGCTTTTCTTGCAGGAAG CACGGCGCAAATAGAGCAGATGTTCACACGGTTGCTTCATGTTCAAGGCTGGATGCTATCAGAACTGTGTATGGTGTTTCTGTGGCTCGTGATCTGATGGAAATAACTACTTCAGATGACAATCCTGCCCGATCAATCTTCAAGATGGATGGTTTTATTTCAAATGCAAATTATGTAGCGAAAAAAACAACAATGATACTTTTCATTAATG aCAGGCTGGTGGAATGCACTGCCTTGAAAAGAGCTATTGAAGTTGTTTATTCTGCAACTTTGCCGAAAGCATCAAAACCTTTCATTTATATGTTAATCAGTCTCCCATCCGAGCATGTAGATGTCAATATGCATCCGACAAAAAGAGAG GTAAGCCTTTTAAACCAGGAGAGTCTTATTGAGACCATACAGACTGCTGTCGAGTCTAAGTTGATGAACTCTAACACATCAAGAACATTTCAAACTCAG GCTGTAAATTCCTCAGTCTATACATCCCAGACGAGTCATATTAGTGGAAAAAAGGACCCTGAAAACAGTGCCTTCAGTTCTG GGACAAAATCTCAAAAGGTACCAGTACACAAAATGGTTAGAACTGATGCACGCGATCCTTTTGGAAGGTTGCATGCATATTGGCAAGATGGGCCTGCTTCGCAGCATGAAAAGAAATCTGACTTAGCTTCTGTGAG AAATGCTGTAAGACTAAGAAGGAACCCTAAAGAGTCTGCAGATTTGACTAGCATCCATGAGCTCCTTGGTGACATTGATTCTAATGTTCATTCTG GTCTCTTggatattgttaagaattgcaCATATGTTGGACTTGCTGATGAAGTTTTTGCATTGCTACAGCACAATACTCATCTGTACCTAATGAATGTAGTATCTGTGAG CAAGGAATTAATGTATCAACAAGCCATTCGTCGTTTTTCCCATTTCAATGCCATCCAACTTAGTGAACCAGCTCCTCTACAGGAATTGTTAATGATGGCACTGAAAGAAGAAGACTTGGAATCCGTGgatgatgataatgatgatctaaAACAGAAGATAGCAGAA GTAAATATTGAGTTGCTCAAGCAAAAGGCGGAGATGCTAGATGAGCTTTTCTGTATACACATAGATCAAGAAGGGAATCTGACAAGGCTCCCTGTTATACTTGACCAGCATACTCCTGACATGGACTATGTTCCAGAATTTTTGTTGAGTTTGGGTAATGAT GTTGATTGGGAGAACGAGAAAGAATGCTTCCAGACAATATCAGCTGTTCTTGGAAACTTCTATGCCATACATCCTCCTGTTCTGCCAAATCCATTTGGCAGTGGGATTCAATTCTACAAGAAAAGAAGGGAAGCTAGTCCTACCAAAGATCTAGGGAATGAGTCAGCCAATCCAG AGGATGTTGGAGAAGATGATGTAGATCATGAACTACTTGCTGAGGCAGAAACGGCATGGGCACAGCGTGAATGGACCATTCAGCACGTCTTATTCCCATCCATGAGGCTTTTCCTCaagccatcaaaatcaatggcaACAAATGGAACTTTTGTTCAg GTTGCTTCTCTTGAGAAGCTTTACAGAATATTTGAAAGGTGTTAA
- the LOC113462997 gene encoding serine/threonine-protein kinase-like protein CCR4, translating into MSLQNYSPLLLLLVLLLFVSIPSISCHLSTVAISHVSNGTIVCALLPSHTSKQFDLNCTSIAKRVQRNYPPANNESYAAIAAGDGFLCALGPTAVSNESSMRWWEFKQESSANASIQHSKRLYHGPPLVSLSAGDTHVCGLQGGATRKLDCWRWPQLVFPEEVNFTDIAVGAEFVCGLLSASQEIRCFGNDSTVVGREPNGSFVEVAAGSQHACGISKCGELVCWGIGAPKVDATFEITSLALGENRTCALITNGTVQCWGGNSQLPDDLSKSQFVGIEAKGNTLCGILMANYSLVCWGNEIFESRPMVFDRVLPGACAPASSCSCILADSANICSHGAAICEPCWSVSQVNPAPPLPPPPPPPPPPKSNSTAPPQGTSSNRRRVVIIVLTTVGLAVGLAATAICFILLRIYRNSGRVHDMVRLHGAAAAAPPPLEAVEGSNLPIDRRLSLMISQGHSSTIEEFPLAVLLAATNNFSDDHKIGSGSFGSVYRATLDDGRIVAIKRAKAPAATAASTSHADRRRRDRDREAAFLSELALLSRVNHKNLVRLLGFCSQAGERVLVYEFMVNGTLHDHLHKLAAPPLASWAARLRVALDAARGIEYLHVYAVPPIIHRDIKPSNILLDATWTAKVADFGLSLLSPSPDDDGDGGDDDDTCHMSSPRAAGTVGYMDPQYYRLQNLTAKSDVYSFGVVLLELLTGHRAVHRNDESGTPRNVVEYAVPIIEADDIHRVMDRRLPPPTPSEIEAVAFVGFLAVDCVSPAGRDRPTMTEIVAGLERAVAACAAPSSTVLRRSATARSI; encoded by the coding sequence ATGTCTCTCCAAAACTACTCCCCACTTCTCCTCCTCCTAGTCCTGCTTCTCTTCGTTTCAATCCCCTCCATCTCTTGCCATCTATCCACCGTCGCAATCTCCCACGTCTCCAATGGAACCATAGTCTGCGCTCTCCTTCCTTCGCACACCAGCAAGCAATTCGACCTCAATTGCACCAGCATCGCCAAAAGAGTCCAGAGGAACTACCCGCCGGCCAACAACGAATCCTAcgccgccatcgccgccggcGACGGCTTCCTGTGCGCGCTCGGACCCACCGCGGTCTCCAATGAATCCTCCATGCGCTGGTGGGAATTCAAACAAGAGTCGTCCGCTAATGCTTCGATCCAGCATTCCAAGCGGCTCTACCACGGGCCGCCTCTCGTATCGCTCTCCGCCGGCGACACCCATGTCTGCGGCCTCCAAGGCGGCGCCACCCGCAAACTCGACTGCTGGCGATGGCCGCAGCTTGTCTTCCCTGAGGAGGTTAACTTCACCGACATCGCCGTCGGTGCGGAGTTCGTCTGTGGATTATTATCAGCGTCCCAAGAGATCCGATGCTTCGGAAATGATTCGACCGTTGTAGGCCGTGAGCCCAACGGCTCTTTTGTTGAAGTTGCCGCCGGATCTCAGCATGCGTGCGGGATCTCCAAGTGTGGTGAATTGGTTTGCTGGGGAATTGGTGCTCCCAAAGTGGATGCAACATTTGAGATCACCTCCTTGGCCTTAGGAGAGAACCGGACCTGTGCTCTGATTACCAATGGAACAGTGCAGTGCTGGGGGGGGAACTCTCAATTACCAGATGACCTCTCCAAGTCTCAATTCGTGGGAATCGAAGCCAAAGGCAATACTCTGTGTGGGATCCTCATGGCTAATTACTCCTTGGTTTGTTGGGGGAATGAGATCTTCGAGTCCCGTCCCATGGTGTTCGACCGCGTGCTGCCCGGAGCTTGCGCACCGGCGTCCAGTTGTTCTTGCATCTTGGCGGACTCTGCAAACATCTGCAGCCATGGCGCCGCCATCTgcgagccatgttggtctgtatCGCAAGTTAATCCTGCACCGCCGttaccaccgccgccgccgccgccgccgccgccaaagTCAAATTCAACAGCACCACCTCAAGGAACAAGCAGTAACAGGAGAAGGGTAGTCATCATAGTCCTCACCACCGTCGGCCTCGCCGTCGGATTGGCTGCGACTGCCATATGCTTCATCCTCCTCCGTATTTACcgaaacagtggccgagtccatGACATGGTGAGACTACAtggtgcagcagcagcagctccGCCGCCGCTTGAAGCAGTGGAAGGCTCGAACCTACCGATCGACCGGCGGCTGAGCTTGATGATCAGCCAAGGCCACAGCTCGACGATCGAGGAATTCCCGCTGGCCGTCCTCCTTGCCGCCACCAACAACTTCTCCGACGACCACAAGATCGGCTCGGGCAGCTTCGGGTCAGTCTACCGTGCAACGCTCGATGACGGCCGCATCGTCGCCATCAAACGCGCCAAGGCCCCCGCTGCGACCGCCGCCTCCACCTCCCACGCCGACCGCCGCCGCCGCGACCGCGACCGCGAAGCCGCCTTTCTCTCCGAGCTGGCTCTCCTCTCCAGAGTCAACCACAAGAACCTAGTCCGGCTCCTCGGCTTCTGCAGCCAGGCCGGCGAAAGAGTTCTGGTCTACGAGTTCATGGTCAATGGGACGCTCCATGATCACCTCCACAAGCTCGCCGCCCCGCCGCTGGCTTCGTGGGCGGCGCGGCTAAGGGTGGCGCTCGACGCGGCTCGGGGGATCGAGTACCTGCACGTCTACGCCGTGCCGCCCATCATACACCGAGACATCAAGCCCTCCAACATCCTCCTGGACGCCACGTGGACCGCCAAGGTCGCCGACTTCGGCCTTTccctcctctccccctcccccgaCGACGACGGCGACGGCGGCGACGACGACGATACATGCCACATGTCGTCACCACGAGCCGCGGGTACCGTCGGATACATGGACCCCCAGTACTACCGGCTCCAGAACCTGACCGCGAAGAGCGACGTCTACAGCTTTGGAGTCGTCTTGTTAGAGTTGTTGACCGGGCATAGAGCGGTACACCGGAACGATGAGAGCGGCACACCGAGGAACGTCGTGGAGTACGCTGTACCCATCATCGAGGCGGATGACATCCACCGCGTGATGGACCGGCGGCTGCCGCCGCCGACGCCGAGCGAGATCGAGGCGGTGGCGTTCGTGGGCTTCTTGGCGGTTGACTGTGTGAGCCCAGCTGGCAGGGACCGGCCCACGATGACGGAGATTGTAGCCGGGCTCGAGCGGGCCGTGGCAGCGTGCGCCGCGCCATCATCCACGGTTCTGCGAAGGTCCGCCACGGCCCGGTCCATCTGA
- the LOC103711056 gene encoding amino acid permease 6-like: MRERERIMKDIEGGDHERQGTLWSATAHIIAAVIGSGVLALAWSVAQLGWIVGPLVLFGFSCITYYTSTLLANCYRFPDPIDGTINRSYIDAVRSYLGPRKVFYCGCAQYVNLWGTMVGYTITASTSMIAVKRANCFHMNGHGARCDASGSMFMVVFGLFQLILSQLPSLENITWLSVVAVATSFAYSFISLGLCIGKWVSHGDFRGTLAGATDGSSGDKAFNVLLALGNIAFAYTFADVLIEIQDTLKSPPPENKTMKKAAFYGIGLTTAFYLSLGCVGYAAFGNEAPGNILTGFGFYEPFWLVDIANICVIVHLIGAYQVFAQPIFFRFENYAASKWPEAKFIHTTYYVRVPFTEVGSLSFTLSKLILRTIFIMFTTWVAMLLPFFNAVLGLIGALGFWPLSVYFPVGMHIARKQICRGASKWFLLQGLSLLCLLISIAAAIGSMADIVHNLKVAAPFKTVY, translated from the exons atgagagagagagagagaataatgaAAGACATTGAGGGAGGTGACCATGAAAGGCAAG GAACCTTGTGGTCTGCAACAGCCCACATCATCGCAGCCGTGATAGGATCTGGTGTTCTAGCGCTTGCATGGAGTGTCGCTCAATTGGGTTGGATCGTCGGGCCTCTCGTTCTCTTCGGCTTCTCCTGTATCACCTACTACACCTCCACTCTCCTGGCCAACTGCTATCGGTTTCCCGATCCGATCGATGGAACAATTAATCGCTCATATATCGATGCAGTTAGATCATATCTAG GACCTAGAAAAGTATTCTACTGTGGATGTGCGCAGTATGTGAATCTATGGGGAACTATGGTGGGCTACACCATCACAGCTAGTACTAGCATGAT TGCGGTGAAGCGAGCAAACTGCTTCCATATGAATGGGCATGGTGCAAGATGTGATGCTTCTGGGAGCATGTTCATGGTGGTGTTTGGGTTGTTCCAACTTATTCTATCGCAGTTGCCGAGCTTGGAAAACATAACATGGCTCTCTGTGGTGGCAGTGGCGACATCATTCGCTTACTCCTTTATCAGCCTCGGCCTTTGTATTGGTAAATGGGTTTCCCATGGTGATTTCAGAGGAACACTAGCTGGTGCTACTGATGGATCATCAGGCGACAAGGCATTCAATGTGCTACTAGCCCTGGGAAACATAGCTTTTGCCTACACTTTTGCTGATGTCTTGATTGAGATTCAG GATACACTGAAGTCACCACCTCCCGAAAACAAGACAATGAAGAAGGCGGCATTCTATGGAATTGGCTTAACCACCGCTTTCTACCTATCACTTGGATGCGTAGGATATGCTGCATTTGGAAATGAAGCTCCTGGTAACATCCTCACTGGGTTTGGATTCTATGAGCCCTTCTGGCTTGTTGATATAGCCAACATATGTGTCATTGTTCATCTCATTGGAGCATACCAG GTCTTTGCACAGCCAATCTTCTTCAGGTTCGAGAATTATGCTGCATCCAAGTGGCCAGAAGCCAAGTTCATTCACACAACCTACTATGTTAGAGTGCCATTTACAGAGGTTGGTTCGCTGAGCTTCACGCTGTCGAAGCTCATCCTACGAACTATCTTCATCATGTTCACCACTTGGGTCGCCATGCTGCTGCCATTCTTCAATGCAGTCCTGGGCCTTATCGGAGCTCTAGGCTTCTGGCCGCTATCGGTTTACTTTCCGGTAGGCATGCACATAGCTAGGAAACAGATCTGCAGAGGAGCATCCAAATGGTTCCTGTTGCAAGGCCTGAGTCTGCTTTGTCTGCTCATCTCCATTGCTGCGGCCATTGGCTCCATGGCGGATATCGTACATAACCTTAAGGTTGCTGCTCCTTTCAAGACTGTTTACTAG
- the LOC103711055 gene encoding DNA mismatch repair protein MLH1 isoform X1: MEIDEPEQATDSTEARVEPPRIRRLDESVVNRIAAGEVIQRPASAVKELVENSLDAGATSISVVVKDGGLKLIQVSDNGHGIRYEDLPILCERHTTSKLSTYEDLQTIKSMGFRGEALASMTYVGHVTVTTITEGQLHGYRVSYRDGVMEHEPRPCAAVRGTQIMVENLFYNMIARRKTLQSSSDDYPKIIDLISRFAVHNISVSFSCRKHGANRADVHTVASCSRLDAIRTVYGVSVARDLMEITTSDDNPARSIFKMDGFISNANYVAKKTTMILFINDRLVECTALKRAIEVVYSATLPKASKPFIYMLISLPSEHVDVNMHPTKREVSLLNQESLIETIQTAVESKLMNSNTSRTFQTQAVNSSVYTSQTSHISGKKDPENSAFSSGTSRTKSQKVPVHKMVRTDARDPFGRLHAYWQDGPASQHEKKSDLASVRNAVRLRRNPKESADLTSIHELLGDIDSNVHSGLLDIVKNCTYVGLADEVFALLQHNTHLYLMNVVSVSKELMYQQAIRRFSHFNAIQLSEPAPLQELLMMALKEEDLESVDDDNDDLKQKIAEVNIELLKQKAEMLDELFCIHIDQEGNLTRLPVILDQHTPDMDYVPEFLLSLGNDVDWENEKECFQTISAVLGNFYAIHPPVLPNPFGSGIQFYKKRREASPTKDLGNESANPEDVGEDDVDHELLAEAETAWAQREWTIQHVLFPSMRLFLKPSKSMATNGTFVQVASLEKLYRIFERC, from the exons ATGGAGATTGATGAACCCGAGCAGGCGACGGACTCCACCGAGGCGAGGGTGGAGCCGCCGAGGATTCGGCGGCTGGACGAGTCGGTGGTGAACCGGATTGCGGCGGGGGAGGTGATCCAGCGGCCGGCCTCTGCTGTGAAGGAGCTAGTGGAGAACAGCCTTGACGCCGGGGCCACCTCCATCTCCGTCGTCGTCAAGGACGGCGGCCTCAAGCTCATCCAGGTCTCGGACAACGGCCACGGCATCCGG TATGAGGATCTGCCAATACTATGTGAAAGACACACCACGTCAAAGTTATCTACATATGAGGACCTACAGACAATTAAATCAATGGGTTTTAGAGGGGAGGCTTTGGCCAGCATGACGTATGTTGGTCATGTCACTGTGACAACTATAACTGAAGGTCAACTGCATGGTTACAG GGTTTCTTATAGAGATGGAGTAATGGAGCATGAACCCAGGCCCTGTGCCGCTGTTAGAGGAACTCAAATAATG GTTGAGAATCTATTTTACAATATGATTGCTCGGAGAAAGACATTGCAGAGCTCCAGTGATGATTACCCAAAGATTATAGACTTGATTAGTCGGTTTGCAGTCCATAACATTAGTGTGAGCTTTTCTTGCAGGAAG CACGGCGCAAATAGAGCAGATGTTCACACGGTTGCTTCATGTTCAAGGCTGGATGCTATCAGAACTGTGTATGGTGTTTCTGTGGCTCGTGATCTGATGGAAATAACTACTTCAGATGACAATCCTGCCCGATCAATCTTCAAGATGGATGGTTTTATTTCAAATGCAAATTATGTAGCGAAAAAAACAACAATGATACTTTTCATTAATG aCAGGCTGGTGGAATGCACTGCCTTGAAAAGAGCTATTGAAGTTGTTTATTCTGCAACTTTGCCGAAAGCATCAAAACCTTTCATTTATATGTTAATCAGTCTCCCATCCGAGCATGTAGATGTCAATATGCATCCGACAAAAAGAGAG GTAAGCCTTTTAAACCAGGAGAGTCTTATTGAGACCATACAGACTGCTGTCGAGTCTAAGTTGATGAACTCTAACACATCAAGAACATTTCAAACTCAG GCTGTAAATTCCTCAGTCTATACATCCCAGACGAGTCATATTAGTGGAAAAAAGGACCCTGAAAACAGTGCCTTCAGTTCTGGTACATCCA GGACAAAATCTCAAAAGGTACCAGTACACAAAATGGTTAGAACTGATGCACGCGATCCTTTTGGAAGGTTGCATGCATATTGGCAAGATGGGCCTGCTTCGCAGCATGAAAAGAAATCTGACTTAGCTTCTGTGAG AAATGCTGTAAGACTAAGAAGGAACCCTAAAGAGTCTGCAGATTTGACTAGCATCCATGAGCTCCTTGGTGACATTGATTCTAATGTTCATTCTG GTCTCTTggatattgttaagaattgcaCATATGTTGGACTTGCTGATGAAGTTTTTGCATTGCTACAGCACAATACTCATCTGTACCTAATGAATGTAGTATCTGTGAG CAAGGAATTAATGTATCAACAAGCCATTCGTCGTTTTTCCCATTTCAATGCCATCCAACTTAGTGAACCAGCTCCTCTACAGGAATTGTTAATGATGGCACTGAAAGAAGAAGACTTGGAATCCGTGgatgatgataatgatgatctaaAACAGAAGATAGCAGAA GTAAATATTGAGTTGCTCAAGCAAAAGGCGGAGATGCTAGATGAGCTTTTCTGTATACACATAGATCAAGAAGGGAATCTGACAAGGCTCCCTGTTATACTTGACCAGCATACTCCTGACATGGACTATGTTCCAGAATTTTTGTTGAGTTTGGGTAATGAT GTTGATTGGGAGAACGAGAAAGAATGCTTCCAGACAATATCAGCTGTTCTTGGAAACTTCTATGCCATACATCCTCCTGTTCTGCCAAATCCATTTGGCAGTGGGATTCAATTCTACAAGAAAAGAAGGGAAGCTAGTCCTACCAAAGATCTAGGGAATGAGTCAGCCAATCCAG AGGATGTTGGAGAAGATGATGTAGATCATGAACTACTTGCTGAGGCAGAAACGGCATGGGCACAGCGTGAATGGACCATTCAGCACGTCTTATTCCCATCCATGAGGCTTTTCCTCaagccatcaaaatcaatggcaACAAATGGAACTTTTGTTCAg GTTGCTTCTCTTGAGAAGCTTTACAGAATATTTGAAAGGTGTTAA